One region of Glycine max cultivar Williams 82 chromosome 9, Glycine_max_v4.0, whole genome shotgun sequence genomic DNA includes:
- the LOC102665072 gene encoding uncharacterized protein — protein MQIVLACMNLDLALRIEKPPSPTDSSISEQRKLHEKWNHSNRMCLMIIKRDIPEVFWGTILDDITSAKEFLAEIEKGFANNIKAETSTLLQNLISMKYQGKGNVREYIMGMSNKCFKIKGTKVIRRLAYSFSADFSTFTV, from the coding sequence ATGCAAATTGTTCTTGCCTGCATGAATCTAGACCTTGCATTAAGGATTGAGAAACCCCCTTCTCCTACGGATTCCAGTATCTCTGAACAGAGGAAACTTCATGAGAAGTGGAATCACTCAAATCGCATGTGTCTTATGATCATTAAGCGTGACATTCCTGAGGTCTTTTGGGGTACGATTTTAGATGATATAACTAGTGCCAAAGAATTCCTTGCTGAAATTGAAAAGGGTTTTGCAAATAACATTAAGGCGGAAACAAGTACTCTCCTCCAGAACTTGATTTCCATGAAGTATCAAGGAAAAGGAAATGTCAGGGAATACATTATGGGAATGTCAAATAAATGCTTCAAAATTAAGGGCACTAAAGTTATCAGAAGACTTGCTTATTCATTTAGTGCTGATTTCTCTACCTTCACAGTTTAG